A genomic region of Janthinobacterium lividum contains the following coding sequences:
- a CDS encoding aspartyl/asparaginyl beta-hydroxylase domain-containing protein: MFFRNDQFSFTARLEQGWESVLDECLALPHAEFDAWPETGLYNRGWDVYGLVLEGRPMLENAIFCPRTLALLSCIPGLVTAGFSRLAPGTEIAPHVGYTDRVLRLHLGLRSSPDCALRVGAAVRHWQPGRCLVFDDTQEHAAWNRGATDRLVLLADFTKPDGV, encoded by the coding sequence ATGTTCTTTCGCAATGACCAGTTCTCCTTTACGGCCCGCCTCGAGCAAGGCTGGGAAAGCGTGCTCGACGAATGCCTGGCGCTGCCGCATGCCGAGTTCGACGCCTGGCCTGAAACGGGCTTGTACAACCGCGGCTGGGATGTCTACGGCCTGGTGCTCGAAGGCCGTCCCATGCTCGAGAACGCCATCTTCTGTCCGCGCACGCTGGCCTTGCTTAGCTGCATTCCGGGTCTGGTGACAGCGGGCTTTTCGCGCCTGGCGCCCGGCACCGAGATCGCGCCGCACGTCGGTTATACGGACCGGGTGCTGCGCCTGCACCTGGGCCTGCGCAGTTCGCCCGACTGCGCCTTGCGGGTGGGTGCGGCCGTGCGCCATTGGCAGCCCGGGCGCTGCCTGGTCTTCGACGACACGCAGGAACATGCGGCCTGGAACCGCGGAGCTACCGACCGCCTGGTGCTGCTCGCCGATTTCACCAAGCCGGACGGGGTGTGA
- a CDS encoding ATP-binding protein — protein MSAQPATAATDSGAYADNAALQQALRTLADNMIELALLARQAEASAPPEAASGAALERLYRQASQLGAGSAGGADAAARLGARIEQQWQLLGQRAAATVEAQIFIPWIHVCALFNLDRPQQEVLLFGLLSEIEWRYGAIVRAFGSAASAEGSEGWIDLAGLDAMLAACRGTRPGLQRCLLADAALLHWELIVLAPNTSLAGLDGGYRLSEPIAAYLLAQSAPRLCLERPLTSLDSTLALDEHLADAQALAQLARFIGHCGPAQARAASHVLQLQGPDLWLARSLCAATFATMGMACVELDGKEIWQAYLNGQKNRRTLLARLRLLCRDALLCNRIFVLLHCHWLGTQEGADDDLLDEVMQVLFESQPYLAVLNGPARRLSDLAFRYARHEVAAVLVRVPAPDSRLRRASWLRHAGTFGVDIDDALLARLVNQYLLTQEQIVLALKETASRRMLQAEGEEGSAGEMLLDACRAQSNREQMSVAHEVKTTYRFGDIVLPDTTRQWLQEVLQYAQQRHQVIEEWGFNRKNEHGSNLCILFYGPSGTGKTMAASIIANELGLGLYRIDLASIVSKYIGETEKHLAQLFDQAEAMNIVLFFDEAESLFSKRTETKDAHDRYANLQTGYLLQRIESYTGIVILSTNLMANMDKAFTRRFKFMIEYPFPGGAQRLQLWRSAFPPAVPLAGDIDFELLAERAPLSGANINSIAVNAAFLAAAEQQAVGQRHLLKATEREYHKLGKVFAPDDFRWDDDA, from the coding sequence ATGAGCGCCCAGCCAGCCACGGCCGCCACCGACAGCGGCGCCTATGCGGACAACGCGGCCCTGCAGCAGGCGCTGCGCACGCTGGCCGACAATATGATCGAGCTGGCCCTGCTGGCACGCCAGGCGGAGGCGTCCGCACCACCCGAAGCGGCGTCCGGCGCCGCCCTCGAGCGCCTGTACCGGCAAGCCAGCCAGCTGGGCGCGGGGAGCGCGGGCGGCGCCGATGCGGCCGCGCGGCTGGGCGCGCGCATCGAACAGCAGTGGCAATTGCTGGGCCAGCGTGCGGCAGCCACCGTCGAGGCGCAGATTTTTATTCCCTGGATCCATGTCTGCGCCCTGTTCAACCTGGACCGGCCGCAACAGGAAGTCTTGCTGTTCGGTTTGCTCAGCGAAATCGAATGGCGCTATGGCGCCATCGTGCGCGCTTTCGGCAGCGCCGCCAGCGCCGAGGGCAGCGAAGGCTGGATCGACCTGGCCGGCCTGGATGCCATGCTCGCCGCGTGCCGCGGCACGCGCCCGGGCTTGCAGCGCTGCCTGCTGGCCGATGCCGCCTTGCTGCACTGGGAACTGATCGTGCTGGCGCCCAATACCAGCCTGGCCGGACTGGACGGCGGTTATCGCCTGAGCGAGCCGATTGCCGCGTATCTGCTGGCCCAGTCCGCGCCGCGCCTGTGTCTCGAGCGCCCGCTGACCAGTCTGGACAGCACGCTGGCGCTCGACGAGCACCTGGCCGATGCCCAGGCCCTCGCGCAGCTGGCGCGTTTCATCGGGCACTGCGGCCCGGCGCAGGCGCGCGCGGCCAGCCATGTGCTGCAATTGCAAGGGCCGGACCTGTGGCTGGCCCGCAGCCTGTGCGCGGCGACGTTTGCGACGATGGGCATGGCATGCGTCGAACTCGACGGCAAGGAAATCTGGCAAGCCTATCTGAATGGGCAAAAGAACCGCCGCACCTTGCTGGCGCGCCTGCGCCTGCTGTGCCGCGACGCGTTGTTGTGCAACCGCATTTTCGTGCTCCTGCATTGCCACTGGCTCGGCACGCAGGAGGGCGCCGACGACGACCTGCTTGACGAGGTCATGCAGGTACTGTTCGAGAGCCAGCCCTACCTGGCGGTCTTGAACGGTCCCGCGCGGCGGCTGTCCGACCTTGCTTTTCGGTATGCCCGGCACGAGGTGGCGGCCGTCCTGGTGCGCGTCCCGGCGCCGGACAGCCGCTTGCGGCGCGCCAGCTGGCTGCGCCATGCGGGTACTTTCGGCGTGGACATCGACGATGCCTTGCTCGCCAGGCTGGTCAATCAATATCTGCTGACGCAGGAGCAGATCGTGCTGGCGCTGAAGGAAACGGCGAGCCGGCGCATGCTGCAGGCCGAGGGCGAAGAGGGCAGCGCCGGCGAAATGCTGCTCGACGCCTGCCGCGCGCAGAGCAACCGTGAACAGATGAGCGTTGCCCATGAAGTCAAGACCACCTACCGCTTCGGCGATATCGTCCTGCCGGATACCACGCGGCAGTGGCTGCAGGAAGTACTGCAATATGCGCAGCAGCGCCATCAGGTCATCGAGGAATGGGGTTTCAACCGCAAGAACGAACATGGCAGCAACCTGTGCATCCTGTTCTATGGTCCGTCCGGGACGGGCAAGACCATGGCCGCGTCGATCATTGCCAATGAACTGGGACTGGGCCTGTACCGCATCGACCTGGCCAGCATCGTCAGCAAATACATCGGCGAGACGGAAAAACACCTGGCCCAATTGTTCGACCAGGCCGAGGCGATGAATATCGTGCTGTTCTTCGACGAGGCCGAAAGCCTGTTTTCGAAACGCACGGAAACGAAGGATGCGCACGACCGCTATGCCAACCTGCAAACCGGTTATTTGCTGCAGCGCATCGAAAGCTACACGGGGATCGTCATCCTGTCGACCAACCTGATGGCGAATATGGACAAGGCCTTTACGCGGCGCTTCAAGTTCATGATCGAATATCCGTTTCCCGGAGGCGCGCAGCGCCTGCAATTGTGGCGCAGCGCCTTTCCGCCCGCCGTGCCGCTGGCCGGCGACATCGATTTCGAGCTGCTGGCCGAACGCGCGCCCCTGAGCGGCGCAAATATCAACAGCATCGCCGTGAACGCCGCCTTTCTCGCGGCGGCCGAGCAGCAGGCGGTGGGGCAGCGGCACTTGCTCAAGGCGACGGAGCGCGAGTACCACAAGCTGGGCAAGGTGTTTGCGCCCGATGATTTTCGCTGGGACGATGATGCGTAG